The genomic region CCGTCGCTGAGCGCCTTGTCCGGGTCCGGATGGGTCTCCATGAACACCCCGGCGATGCCCGCCGCGACCGCCGCCCGGGCCAGCACCGGAACGAATTCGCGTTGACCGCCGGAAGCATGGCCTTTTCCTCCCGGCAACTGAACCGAATGGGTGGCGTCGAACACCACCGGACAGCCGGACTCGCGCATCACCGCCAAGGAGCGCATGTCCACCACCAGGTTGTTGTAGCCGAAGCTGACGCCGCGCTCGCAGACCATTATCCGGTCATTGCCTGCCGCCTTGGCCTTGGTCACCACATGACGCATATCCCAGGGCGCCAGAAACTGACCTTTCTTGATATTGACCGGCAGGCCCTGACGCGCCACGTTCTGGATGAAATCGGTCTGGCGGCACAGGAAAGCCGGGGTCTGCAGCACATCCACCACGGAGGCCACTTCCGCCAAGGGGGTGTACTCGTGGACGTCGGTCAACACCGGCACGCCGACGGTTTCCTTGACCTTGGCCAGAATCTTGAGCCCTTGCTCCAGCCCCAGACCGCGAAAACTTTCCACCGAAGAGCGGTTGGCCTTGTCGAAGGAAGATTTATAGATGAAAGGTATCCCCAGCGTGGCGGTGATTTCCTTCAATCTCCCGGCGGTGTCCAGGGCCAATTGCTCGCTTTCGATGACACAGGGACCTGCGATCAGAAACAGCGGATGGTGCAAACCCGCCTCGACACCACACAAAGAAATGCTAGTCATGTTGCTACGCCTTTTAGTGCGTCAGGGCCGCGCGGATAAAGCCGATGAACAAGGGGTGACCCTGGCGCGGCGTGGAAGTAAACTCGGGATGGAACTGACACCCCAGAAACCAGGGATGCTCCGGAATTTCGACGATTTCCACCAACTGATCGTCGATGGACCACCCCGAAATCCGAAGGCCGTTTTGCTCCAGCACGGCTCGGTAATGATTGTTGAACTCGTAACGATGGCGATGCCGCTCGTTGATGATCTCCTCGCCGTACGATTGGAAGGCCAAGCTATCCCGCTTCAAGCGGCACGGCTGAGCGCCCAAACGCATGGTCCCGCCGAGATCGGCGGCGGCGGTGCGGCGTTCGATCGAACCGGTGACATCTTGCCACTCGGTGATCAGGCCGATGACCGGATGGGGACTTTCCGCCTGGAACTCGGTGCTATGCGCGCCTTCGAGATCGGCCACGTGGCGGGCGAAATCGATCACCGCCACCTGCATGCCCAGGCATATTCCCAAATAGGGGATGCCGCGCTCCCGGGCGAAGCGGGCAGTGGCGATCTTGCCTTCGATCCCCCGTTGGCCGAACCCGCCGGGCACCAAAATGGCATCGGTTCCCTCCAGACACGTGGTGCCGCGAGCCTCCACATCCTCCGAATCCACGTAGCGGATCACCACCTTGGTGCGGGTATGGATACCGGCATGAACCAACGCCTCGTGAAGCGACTTGTAGGCATCGGTATGCTCCACGTATTTGCCGACGATGGTGACGGTGGTCCGATTCTCCGAATGTTCCAGGGCGTCGATGACGTTTTGCCACTCGGAGAGATCGGCCGGCGGCGCCTCGAGGCGCAACTTATCCAGCACGATCCGATCCAGCCCTTGTTCGTGAAACAACAGCGGAATCCGATAGATGGAGTCGGCGTCCACCGCCGAAATCACCGCCGCTTCGGGCACATTGGTAAACAGCGCGATCTTGCGCCGCTCCGATTGAGGCAGCCCTTTTTCCGAGCGGCACAGGAGCACGTCCGGCTGAATCCCGATGGCTCGGAGTTCCTTGACCGAATGCTGGGTCGGCTTGGTTTTGAGCTCTCCGGCGGAGGAAATGTAGGGCACCAAAGTCAGATGCATGAAGATGGCCCGTTCCGGGCCCAACTCCACATCCAGTTGGCGGATCGCCTCCAGAAAGGGCAAGGATTCGATATCCCCCACGGTACCGCCGATTTCGATCAGCGCCACGTCGTATCCTTCGGCGCTTTCGAGGATCACCCGCTTGATTTCGTCGGTGATGTGGGGAATCACCTGCACCGTCGCGCCCAGATAATCGCCGCGCCGCTCCTTGCCGATCACGGTCTCGTAGATCTGACCGGTGGTCCAATTGTTCTTGCGCGTCATGGTGGTACGCACGAAACGCTCGTAGTGCCCCAGATCGAGGTCGGTCTCAGCCCCGTCCTCGGTGACGAACACCTCGCCATGCTGATACGGGCTCATGGTGCCCGGGTCCACATTGATATAGGGATCCAGCTTGGTCAACGTCACCTTGAGACCTCGCGCTTCCAGAATCGCGGCCAACGAAGAGGCGGCAATTCCCTTCCCCAAGGAAGATACGACGCCACCGGTGATAAAAATATATTTGGTCATGAAAAATTCAGGCAGGAAGGCTTCCAGATCGACATAAGCCGACTATTTTACTCGACCGGCATCTTTACGTCACGATTGACAGGCGGACGATTCCGAACATCAGCTCGATCGGCAATGGCCCGCCTCCCCCCATCCCTTGCTCGATTTGTGGTCAACTCGGGATTCGGCGGCCGATTCTGCCAGAAACGACCTATACTTTCCTGAGAATGGCTTTATCCACCGCCCACTTGACAAAGCAAGGACAGTTCTCGAAGTGACGAATTTCTTGATCGGTCGCCAACAAATATTCGACCGAAACCTGAATATCTACGGCTACGAATTACTCTTTCGTTCTGAGGATAATACGCAAGCCTCCCTGGACAACGGAGCGGCCATCACCCAGCAATTGATTCTCGACGCCGTTCTTGAGATCGGCCTGAAAAAGCTCACCGGAGGGACTCGCGCATTTATCAACTTTACCGCCGACAATCTTCTGGCGGGAACCGCCGAGTGGCTTCCCAAGGAAAGGGTGGTGATCGAAATCCTGGAACACACGAAGATCACCCCGCAATTGGTCAGCATGGTGGATCGCTTGGCAGCCGCCGGCTATTTGATCGCCCTGGACGATTTCGTATTCGACCCCGAGTGGGAACCCTTGGTCCGTATCGCGCACTTCATCAAACTCGATGTCCGGGCGGGATCGGAGGCGGAGAACATCCGATTGATGGATCGGCTCAAGCCCTACCCGGCCAAAATCCTGCTGGAAAAGATCGAAACCGAACAGGAATTCGAACGCTATCGCCGACTAGGAGGGGATTATTTTCAAGGCTACTTTTTGCATCGCCCTCACACGATCGCCAGAAAGCGGCTCGATGCGGCCCGGCAAACGATTCTTCAACTGGTCGGTGAACTGCACAAACCCGATATCGACCTCCATCGGATCGCCGAACTCATTCGTCGCGATTCGGCTTTAAGCTACAAGTTGTTGAATTTCATCAATTCCGCCTGGTTCGCTTTACCTCGGCATATCGATTCCATCGAGCAAGCGGTCATCTTGATCGGAGTCAATCAAATCAGACGCTGGACCACCCTGATCAGTCTCGGCAACGCCGTGCAGAAGCGCCCCAGCGAGCTATTCCGGACCGCTCTCCTTCGGGCCCGGATGTGCGAGCTCTTGGCGATCGACTCCGATCTCCAGGATGCCGAGCAGGCTTTTCTAGTCGGCCTTTTTTCCACCTTGGACGCCTTGCTCGCCACGCCTTTGACGGAAATCGTCAACACCTTGCCTCTGTCCGAAGAAGTGAAAGACGGGCTTTGCCAACAAGGA from Methylohalobius crimeensis 10Ki harbors:
- the kdsA gene encoding 3-deoxy-8-phosphooctulonate synthase; its protein translation is MTSISLCGVEAGLHHPLFLIAGPCVIESEQLALDTAGRLKEITATLGIPFIYKSSFDKANRSSVESFRGLGLEQGLKILAKVKETVGVPVLTDVHEYTPLAEVASVVDVLQTPAFLCRQTDFIQNVARQGLPVNIKKGQFLAPWDMRHVVTKAKAAGNDRIMVCERGVSFGYNNLVVDMRSLAVMRESGCPVVFDATHSVQLPGGKGHASGGQREFVPVLARAAVAAGIAGVFMETHPDPDKALSDGPNAWPLARIQPLLETLMALDQSVKAGQFLEDTV
- a CDS encoding CTP synthase gives rise to the protein MTKYIFITGGVVSSLGKGIAASSLAAILEARGLKVTLTKLDPYINVDPGTMSPYQHGEVFVTEDGAETDLDLGHYERFVRTTMTRKNNWTTGQIYETVIGKERRGDYLGATVQVIPHITDEIKRVILESAEGYDVALIEIGGTVGDIESLPFLEAIRQLDVELGPERAIFMHLTLVPYISSAGELKTKPTQHSVKELRAIGIQPDVLLCRSEKGLPQSERRKIALFTNVPEAAVISAVDADSIYRIPLLFHEQGLDRIVLDKLRLEAPPADLSEWQNVIDALEHSENRTTVTIVGKYVEHTDAYKSLHEALVHAGIHTRTKVVIRYVDSEDVEARGTTCLEGTDAILVPGGFGQRGIEGKIATARFARERGIPYLGICLGMQVAVIDFARHVADLEGAHSTEFQAESPHPVIGLITEWQDVTGSIERRTAAADLGGTMRLGAQPCRLKRDSLAFQSYGEEIINERHRHRYEFNNHYRAVLEQNGLRISGWSIDDQLVEIVEIPEHPWFLGCQFHPEFTSTPRQGHPLFIGFIRAALTH
- a CDS encoding EAL and HDOD domain-containing protein, whose protein sequence is MTNFLIGRQQIFDRNLNIYGYELLFRSEDNTQASLDNGAAITQQLILDAVLEIGLKKLTGGTRAFINFTADNLLAGTAEWLPKERVVIEILEHTKITPQLVSMVDRLAAAGYLIALDDFVFDPEWEPLVRIAHFIKLDVRAGSEAENIRLMDRLKPYPAKILLEKIETEQEFERYRRLGGDYFQGYFLHRPHTIARKRLDAARQTILQLVGELHKPDIDLHRIAELIRRDSALSYKLLNFINSAWFALPRHIDSIEQAVILIGVNQIRRWTTLISLGNAVQKRPSELFRTALLRARMCELLAIDSDLQDAEQAFLVGLFSTLDALLATPLTEIVNTLPLSEEVKDGLCQQGRLGEILQCVLRYERWQLQDIHSNRFTLTAINRAYLESIAWEQEVYSHL